The following coding sequences lie in one Mycoplasma crocodyli MP145 genomic window:
- a CDS encoding bifunctional 4-hydroxy-2-oxoglutarate aldolase/2-dehydro-3-deoxy-phosphogluconate aldolase, translated as MIELLKKHKLVAVIRENTYEQAKYNIQLLINSGVKIIEITLTTPKAIELIKEFSNNKKDVIIGAGTVLNTTQAQDCKNNGANFLVSPYFSNEISQYATKNKISYLPGVFTPTEAYNAFELGNKVLKVFPSGILTSKFISDLKKPFPQIEFMPSGGVDLTNIEQWFLSGCLAVSVGSNLLNGNSEEERLVSIKKYLEIVKKW; from the coding sequence ATGATTGAATTATTAAAGAAACATAAATTAGTAGCAGTAATTAGAGAAAACACCTATGAACAAGCCAAATACAATATTCAATTATTGATTAATAGTGGTGTAAAAATCATAGAAATTACTCTAACAACACCTAAGGCTATTGAACTAATAAAAGAATTTAGTAATAATAAAAAGGATGTTATTATTGGAGCCGGAACAGTTTTGAATACTACACAAGCACAAGATTGTAAAAATAATGGAGCAAATTTTTTGGTAAGTCCTTATTTTTCTAACGAAATAAGTCAATATGCAACCAAAAATAAGATTTCATATTTACCTGGTGTTTTCACACCTACAGAAGCATACAATGCCTTCGAACTAGGGAATAAGGTTTTAAAGGTATTTCCTTCAGGGATACTTACAAGCAAATTTATTTCTGACTTAAAAAAACCATTTCCTCAAATAGAATTTATGCCTTCAGGTGGTGTTGATTTAACAAATATTGAACAATGATTTTTAAGTGGTTGTTTAGCTGTTAGTGTAGGTTCAAATTTACTTAATGGTAATAGTGAAGAAGAAAGGTTAGTTTCTATTAAAAAATATTTAGAAATTGTAAAGAAATGATAA